From the Sandaracinaceae bacterium genome, the window TCGACCTCCTGGCGCGCGGTGGCGTTCGGCGCCTCGGCCGGATCGATCGACGTGACCGCGTGGCCGAGCGAGGGCCCGTTCACCTTCACGAAGACCAGGCCGAGCTGGCTCGCGATGTACTCCATCAACGTCGTCTTGCCGTAGCCCGGCGGGCTGATGAGCAGGAGCAGGCCCATGCGGTCGGTGCGCGCGTCGGCGCCCGCGGTGCCGATCTGCTTGGCGAGGTTGTCGCCGATCATCGGCAGGTAGACCTCGTCGATCAGCCGGTTGCGCACGAACGAGCTCAGGACCCGCGGCATCAGCTCGCCGAGCCGGAGCTTGCGCTTCTCGCGCTCCGCCAGCTGGTGCCGCAGCTCGCGATACGCGCGGTAACGCGGCATGTGATGGTGCACGAAACGGTCGAGCCGCTCGAGCAGCTCGTCGAGCCGCAGCGTCATCGCGCCGCCTTCCACGCGCGGGTGCTGGCCCAGCAGCCCGTCGAGCTGCACCGTGCCGAGCGCGGCGCTGGTCTCCCGCGCGATGAGACCCTCGGTCACGAGCAGGGCCGCCGCCTCCTCGAGCGACGGCGTCAGCTCCTCGCGGCGCGCCGCGTCGGGGCCGGCCATCGAGTCGCTGCCGCGTGACAGGAAGGCCTCGATCCAGGCGCGCGCGAGGCTGAGCCGGTCGACGAGATCGACGTCCGCGCTCTTCAGCTCGTCCTCGAGCAGGCGCCGCGCGTTCTTCTTCTCGAGGTCGTGCCAGAGCGCGTCCTTCAGCTCCACCGCCTCCGCACTCGTGGTGAAGCGCAGCGCCTCGCGCATCAGCTCCGCCGCGAGGTAGCGGCTCGCGAGCGTGACCTCGCCCTCGGCCGGCGCGTGCCGCGGATCGCGTCCGAGCTGCTCGGCCTCGACGAAGCGCCCCAGCGCCGACTCGATCTCGGCCTCGAGCTCCGACACCGCGGCGCTCCGGCCGAAGGTGCGGCTGAGCCGGCCGAGGCTCGCGCCCACGCGCTGCAGGCGGCCGCGCAGGCGGTCGTCCTTGCACGCGGCCCAGAAGAGACAGGCCAGCGCGCGCGGCTGGGGCGGGAAGCGGAGCAGGCCGGCCGTACTCTCCATCGCGAGCAGCTTCTCGAGGATCCGCGTCGCGTCGGAGTCGTGCACGCCCCGGTCGTAGCCCTCGTCGTAGCGCTGCTGCGCCTCGCCGCGCACGAGCGCCGCGAGCCGCCCCTCGCGCACCGCCTCGTGCAGCGCGCCCACCGTTCCGTCGCGCTCCGCTCGGAAGAGGATCGTCGCCGCGAGCAGCTCGCCGCGGTAGACGTGTGGGCTCTCGCTGATCAGCGGCTGATCCCAGAGGTCCTTCATCTCGGCGAGGCGGGGGTCGTCGATGAGCTGGTAGAAGTCCGAGCCGGTCAGGTGGAAGGCGAGCCCCTCGCCCCGCGGCACGATGGTCAGCTCGAGCGGCTGCGTGTTCACGCCGAACCGGTGACGGCCGAGCTTGATGATGGAGTCGCCGTCCTCGAAGAGATCCTGCTTGTCGCGCAGAGTGCGCAGCGCGTCCTGACGCGCCGTCTTGAGCTTGGACGCGAGCTCCTCGGCGTGCACCGAGTCGCCGAGCTCCTGCAAGCGCTCGACGAGGTCGCGCAGCTTGAGCACCATCGCGTCCGAGGCGAACCACGCGTTGAGCGCGTCGGCGTCCGCGAAGGTGCGCGCGCGCCGGCCGACGCCCTCGAGGATGCGCTCGGCCGCGGTCACCAGGGTGCCGGCGCGCCGCTGCCGCTCGTCGAGGAGGAGCTGCTTCTTGCCCCCGAACGCCTCGTAGATCTCCTCGCGCTTGGTCGCGAGGTCGCCGACGAACTCCTCGAGCTCGCCGAAGCGGGCCTCGAGCTCCTCGAGCTGCACCATGAGGCGCGAGAGCTGCTCGTCGCACTGCTCGGGCGTCTCGCATCGGGCGAGCGCGCTCTGCACCGCCTGGCCGAGGAGCGCGAACTGGGCGCTGAATTCGGCGCGGCCTTCGCGCGTCAGCACCTCCCGCTTGCGGTTGGCGAGCGACGCGCGCACGCGGTTGAGCTGGGCGTAGACCTCGCCGATGCGCTCGAGGATCTGGGTGCGCGCGGTGGCGTCTTCGACCTGGAGGCCGCCGACGACCTCGCTCAGGACGTCGAGCCCGTCACCGATGCTCGTGACCTCCGCCTCGAGCTCCTTGAGGACCGCGCCTTTCTCCGCCGCCTCGATCTTGGCGAGCACCTCCTCGATGCGCTTCTTCAGGGGCGCGAGCGACGCGGGGTCCAGCAGGAACTCGACCGCCGCCCGGCTGATCTGCTCGAAGCGCTCGGTCGCCTCCTCCTCGAGCGCGGTCAGCGCCGCGAGATCCATGTAGCGGAGCTCGCGCAGGGTGATGAGGTGGCCGCGCCGCTTCCTGAGCGCGGTCAGCGCCTCCATGTACTTGCCGACCGCCTTCCACTCCTGGGGCCGCAGGGTGCGTAGGAGCTCGGTCTGCGTCTCGCGCGCGTCCTTCAGGGCGCTCGCGGCGCGGCCGCGAATGGTCTCGACCTTCTCGAACTCGTCGATGACGAGCTCCGCCGTCTGCCGCAGCCCGTGCAGCGTCTCGCCGAGGTTCGAGACGTCCGCGTGACCGAGCCAGTGGTAGGTGTCGAGGGTGCGGTTGCAGGCCGCGATCAGGTCCTCGAAGCCTTGCCGGGACGGCGTCTCCGGGGTCGCCAACCGGCGCACGGTGTAGGCGTCGCTGATCCCGCGCACGAGCTCGGCGTTGCCGATCTTCGTCAGGTAGCCGCCCTCGGCGGGCGCGGCGCGGTCCGCGTGCTCCACGCTCGAGAAGGGCGTCTGCCACACCTGCATCGGGTGCACGCGCACGGGCTCGTCGCCCACCACCCGGAAGCAGACCATCTTGCCATCCTCGAAGAGCGAGTAGCCGTGGCAGGGGATGGGGTTCTGGACCTCCTTGCGGATGAGGTTGTAGGGCAGGAGCTTGTAGAGCCCGTCCTCGCGGCGATGGAAGACGTAGAGCACGTCCTCGCCGTTGGGGCTGCGGATCGCGCGCTTGAGCTCGAGCCCCGCCGAGTCGCCCTCGAAGATCTTCGTGTCGCCGCTCTGCAGGTAGTAGCCGCCGGGGAAGATGATCCCCTGGTCCTCGGGCAGGCGCAGGCAGGCCTCGCCGATGGCGTCGATGCGCGTGACGCGGTGGGTGCGGGTGTCGAAGACGAGGTAGCGCGTCTCGGTCTCGCGGTAGGGCAGGACGCGGAGCAGGTAGAGCCCGCCGACCTTGGCCCACGCGATCTCGGCGTCGTCGAGGGTCTGGTCCTGGTGCTCGACGGGCTCGCGGTAGACGCCCTCGCCGCTCTCGGTGCTGTCCTCGACCTTGATGGTGAGGTCGCCGTGCAGCGTCTCGACGAACAGCGCGCCGTCGACGTTCACGTGGGGGTAGCGCCCGGCCACGTGGTCGTCGCGGGTGATGGCGGTCCACGCGAAGTCGTGGCTCGGCGGGAAGACGTGGTGTCGCTCCCCGCGGTTGCCGAGGTAGGCGATCTTCCCGTCCGGCGCGACGCTCCAGTGGAAGACGCGCACGTCCTCGACGGTCTCGCCGATCTGGAAGATGGCGAGGAGGTAGCCCGTCTCGGTCATGCGCAGCTGGATGAGCCGCGCCTTCTTGTAGTAGCGGTAGAGCTCCTCGAGCTCGCGCAGGAAGTCCGGGTGATCGAGCAGCCCCGGGGCGTCGCCGTGATCGAGCTCGAAGCCGTCCGCGCTCTCGCTCAGCGCGTGCACGCTGAAGACGTCGGCCGCGGTGGGCTCGCGCAGGTGCAGCACCACGTTGAAGCCGAAGAGGAGCCGGCCGCCCACCTGCACGATGTCGCGCGGGACGCAGTTGTTCTCGGTTCGGACGCGGGTGGTGCCCGCGATGGCGAGCTCCGAGCCGCCGAAGACGTCCTGGCGGCGCTCGTTGAGCCGACCGGCCTTCTCCGCGAGCACCTCGGCCTGCTTGGCCAGGCGCTCGCGGAGGACCTCATAGCTGCCGCCCTCGAGGGCTTCCTGCTCGTCCGACAACGCCGATCACTCCTCGGAGGCGCTGGCGCCCTCGGGGTCGAGCCCGAGCTCTCGCGCCTTGTCGATCAGCTGCTGCAGCTTGCCCTTGTCGACCCCGCCGCGGCTCATCAGCTGGCCCAGCGCCGCGCTGAGCGTCAGCGACTGCACCGCCTGCGGCGTGACCCGCGGGCGCGTCAAGACGTCCTTCAGGTCTTGCGGGAGGCTGCTGTCGCCCGCGAGGTACTCCGCGAGCACCTTCTGCGCGGTGTCCGACTGGCCGACGAAGCCGTCGATGCTCTGGCCCATGCCGACCGCCTTGACGAAGCGCTCGAAGAACTCCCCGTCGCCGCCGACGATGTTCATCTTGGTGTTCTTGAACGCCTCGCCCAGGGTCTTCGCCTGCGCCTCGGCCACGTGCCGGTGGTTCTCGATCCGGGCGAGCTCGACCTCCTTGTCCTTCTCGAGCCGGATGCGGAACTCCTCGTGCTCCTTGGCCGCGCCCTGGAGCTTCTTCATCGCCTCGGCCTTCTCGCTCAGGCCGGCCGCCTCCGCGAGCAGCTTCTCGCGCACCGCGGTCGCCTCGGCGAGGCCCTGCTTCTCGACCGCCGCGGCCTTCTCGATCTCGACGTGCGCCTCGGCCATGCCCTTCTCGCGCTGGCCAGCCGCCTCGGCGAGGAGCTTCTCCTTCGCGCCCTGCGCCTCGGCGAGCAGGCGCTCGCGGGTGGCGTTCGCCTCGGCCTGGCCCTGCTTCTCGACCGCGGCCGCGTCGGCTTCGCGGACCTTCACGGTGGCGAGGCCCTTCTTCTCCTCGCCCGCCGCCTCGGCCTGCATCTGCTCGAGCGTCACGCGCGCCTTGACCATGCCCTCCTTCTCGATCGCGGCCGCCATGGCCTCCTTGACCTGCACGTCGGCGAGCCCGGGCGCGGCCGCCTCGGCCTTGGTTCCGTCCGCGGTGCGGATCTTCGCCTTGGCCTCCTTGTCGGCCGCCTCGAGCGAGGCGTCGGCGTCGATGAGCTTGGTGCGCGCCTGGAATTTCGCGACCTCCTCCTGCGCCTCGGCCGCCTTGATGTCCTTGACGAGCTTCTCCTGCGCCGCGGCCTCGGCCCCGATGCGGATGGTCTCCTTGTCGCGCTCGGCGGTGGCGAGGGCGCGCAGCGTCAGGATGCCCTCCTCCTCCTCGGCGACCTTCTTCTCGACCGAGATCCGGCCCGAGATGAGGTCGGCGATCTCCTTCTTCTCGGCCTCGAGCGCCTTCTCCTTCGAGATGCGCGACAGCTCCACCTCGCGCTCGCGCGACACGATCTCGAGGCCCTTGTCCTTCTCGACGCGCTCCGCCTCGACCGTGATCGTGCGCTGCTTGTTCCACTGCGCGACCGCGACCTGGCGCTGCTTGTTCTCCTCGGCGATCTGCATCTCCTCCTGAGCTGCGATCTTCGCCATCTCCGAGCGCTTGTTCTCCTCGGCGCGGATCTTGTCCGTCTCGGCCGTCTCGCGCGCCTGCATGACCGCGATCTCGCGCTGCTGCCGGGCGTGGGCCTCGGCGCGCTGCTTCTCGAGCTCGAACACCGCCTGGTCGGACTCGACGTTCTGGCGGGTGATCTCCTTGCGCTCGTCCTGCTTGTACTTGTTGGTCAGGACCGCCTGCTGCGTGGTGAGCATGGTGATCTTGTGGATGCCCTGGGCGTCGAGCACGTCCTGCGCGTCGAGGTGCTCGAGCGGCGTCTGCTCGAGGTAGTCGATGGCCGCGTCCTCGAGCACGAAGCCGTTCAGGTCCTCCCCGATGACCCGCACGATGTCGTCGCGGAACTTCTCCCGCTCCTTGTAGAGGTCCTCGAAGTCGAGGCGCTTGCCTACCGTCTTGAGCGCCTCCGAGAACTTCGCCGCGAAGAGCTCTTCGACCGCGGCCTGCTCGGACGCGCGCCGGACGCCGACGCTCTGCGCGACCCGCAGCACGTCCTCCTGGGTCTTGTTCACCCGGACGAAGAAGGTGACCTTGATGTCCGCGCGGATGTTGTCCTGGCAGATGAGCCCCTCGCCGCCGCGGCGGTCGACCTCGATGGTCTTGACCGAGATGTCCATCTCCTCGGCCCGGTTGATGACCGGCCAGACCATGCCCCCCGCGAAGCTCACCGTCGGTTCGCCGCGGGCCCCGTTGATGACCAGCGCGCGGCCCTGGTCCACCTTCCGGTAGAACCGCACCATCATCGTCAGGAAGCCGACGACCAACAGGAGGCCTACGCCTCCCACGACGGCGAATGGAAGAATGTCGTCCGGGCTCATCTCTGCTCTCCTCCGCTGACTCGACGCACGCCCGCGCCGGTCTCCGCGAGAGCCTGGCCCCTCCATGCCCCCCGAAGCGTCGCGAACGCCCGATCTACACGATCCCCGTGGTGGCTGTCAGCCGGACCTGTGAGGCCTCGGACCTGTGTCACCGACGGTTGTCGAGGAGTGCAACAGGGAGCGGGGGCCCCCATTCCGGAAATCGGAGCCTGCCCGTGCCCGTGCCCGCGAATTCGCCCCGAGAATCCGCGGGCAAGAGCAGCCTGCTATCGCGGGCGGTGCTCGGTCCCGGCCCCGGCGGTGATGAAGACCGCGGTGGCGCTCTCGTCCACGTCCGCGGTGTGCCAGACGCCGGGCTCGTTGATCGCGTACTCCCCGGCCTTAAGCGTCACCGAGCGGGTCTCGCCGTCCGACTCCTGGATCAGCGTGATCTCCCCCGCCGTGCACAGCACGACCTCGTGCCCGCGCGGGTGCATCTCCCACGTCGTCCACGGCTCCGAGAAGGTGTGCATCGAGACGAGCCGCCCCTCCTCGCCGTCCGCCGCGTGGCGCGCGCCGTAGCCCGCGTACCAGCTCATCTCACCCGTGAAGTCCGGCTCGCGGACCGCGGTGGCCCCGAGGCCGAGGTGGATGGGATTGTTCGAGAGTCGGTCGGCCATGCGCCCTTCTACCCGAGCGCCCGCGGCCGACCAAGTCCCGGCTCTGACGACGGCGCGTTCCGCGGGTATAGTCGGCCGTGACCTCGCGACCGCCGACCCCGAGCCGGCTCGCCGCGCCCGTGGCGCAGGCGATCCTCGAGGCGTTCCAGGAGCAGCGCGCCGGCTTCCTCGAGATCACGCGCCGGGCCCGCGAGAGCTTCGAGGCGCGGGACTGGGTGCGCTTCCGGGCCGACAGCAAGAAGCGTCTCGGGCTCTACCGGCAGCACGTCGACAAGGCGGAGATGCGGGTGCGCGTCCTCCTGGGCGAGCGCGCGAGAGACCGGCTCGTCTGGGTCAGCGCCAAGGCGGTGTACTCGGCGCTGATCGCGATGCGACAGGACTGGGACGTCGCCGAGACCTTCTTCAACGGGGTCACGCGGCGGCTCTTCGACACGGTGGGCGTCGACCCGCTCGTCGAGTTCGTCGCGAGCGACTTCGACGCCCCGCCGTCCGAGCCGGAGCACCGGGTCTACCGCCGCTTCGCGGGCTCGGACGTGGCGGACCTCGTGTGCCGCGCGATCGCGTCGAACGTCTTCGCGCTCCCGTTCGTGGATCTCGAGGCCGACGCGGCGCTGGTCGCGGAGCGCGCCGCGGTGAAGCTCGCCGACATCGACCGCGGGCAGCCCGTCGCCTACGAGGTGCTCGAGGCGCCGTTCTTCCATGGCAAGGGGGCGTACCTCGTCGGGCGGCTGGTGCTCCCCGCGGGCGCGGTGCTGCCGCTGGTGCTCGCGCTCCG encodes:
- a CDS encoding DNA repair ATPase, whose translation is MSDEQEALEGGSYEVLRERLAKQAEVLAEKAGRLNERRQDVFGGSELAIAGTTRVRTENNCVPRDIVQVGGRLLFGFNVVLHLREPTAADVFSVHALSESADGFELDHGDAPGLLDHPDFLRELEELYRYYKKARLIQLRMTETGYLLAIFQIGETVEDVRVFHWSVAPDGKIAYLGNRGERHHVFPPSHDFAWTAITRDDHVAGRYPHVNVDGALFVETLHGDLTIKVEDSTESGEGVYREPVEHQDQTLDDAEIAWAKVGGLYLLRVLPYRETETRYLVFDTRTHRVTRIDAIGEACLRLPEDQGIIFPGGYYLQSGDTKIFEGDSAGLELKRAIRSPNGEDVLYVFHRREDGLYKLLPYNLIRKEVQNPIPCHGYSLFEDGKMVCFRVVGDEPVRVHPMQVWQTPFSSVEHADRAAPAEGGYLTKIGNAELVRGISDAYTVRRLATPETPSRQGFEDLIAACNRTLDTYHWLGHADVSNLGETLHGLRQTAELVIDEFEKVETIRGRAASALKDARETQTELLRTLRPQEWKAVGKYMEALTALRKRRGHLITLRELRYMDLAALTALEEEATERFEQISRAAVEFLLDPASLAPLKKRIEEVLAKIEAAEKGAVLKELEAEVTSIGDGLDVLSEVVGGLQVEDATARTQILERIGEVYAQLNRVRASLANRKREVLTREGRAEFSAQFALLGQAVQSALARCETPEQCDEQLSRLMVQLEELEARFGELEEFVGDLATKREEIYEAFGGKKQLLLDERQRRAGTLVTAAERILEGVGRRARTFADADALNAWFASDAMVLKLRDLVERLQELGDSVHAEELASKLKTARQDALRTLRDKQDLFEDGDSIIKLGRHRFGVNTQPLELTIVPRGEGLAFHLTGSDFYQLIDDPRLAEMKDLWDQPLISESPHVYRGELLAATILFRAERDGTVGALHEAVREGRLAALVRGEAQQRYDEGYDRGVHDSDATRILEKLLAMESTAGLLRFPPQPRALACLFWAACKDDRLRGRLQRVGASLGRLSRTFGRSAAVSELEAEIESALGRFVEAEQLGRDPRHAPAEGEVTLASRYLAAELMREALRFTTSAEAVELKDALWHDLEKKNARRLLEDELKSADVDLVDRLSLARAWIEAFLSRGSDSMAGPDAARREELTPSLEEAAALLVTEGLIARETSAALGTVQLDGLLGQHPRVEGGAMTLRLDELLERLDRFVHHHMPRYRAYRELRHQLAEREKRKLRLGELMPRVLSSFVRNRLIDEVYLPMIGDNLAKQIGTAGADARTDRMGLLLLISPPGYGKTTLMEYIASQLGLVFVKVNGPSLGHAVTSIDPAEAPNATARQEVDKINLALEMGNNVMLYLDDIQHTHPELLQKFISLCDGQRRIEGVWNGETRTYDLRGKRFCVIMAGNPYTESGDKFQIPDMLANRADTYNLGDILEGKGEQFALSYVENALTSNPTLGPIATRSLDDVHRFVKMAQGSGDEVASSAFEHDWSAVESQEAVSVLQKLLQVQAVLSRVNAEYIRSASMEDDYRTEPPFKLQGSYRNMNKLAEKVVSAMNDEELERLLDDHYRGESQTLTTGAEQNLLKLAEMRGRLSAEQKARWDEIKREYKRLKTMGGGEDDPVTRVTGTLSGLGRQLDEINRSIRDVAERIVPDADYELE
- a CDS encoding cupin domain-containing protein, with the protein product MADRLSNNPIHLGLGATAVREPDFTGEMSWYAGYGARHAADGEEGRLVSMHTFSEPWTTWEMHPRGHEVVLCTAGEITLIQESDGETRSVTLKAGEYAINEPGVWHTADVDESATAVFITAGAGTEHRPR